A section of the Glandiceps talaboti chromosome 8, keGlaTala1.1, whole genome shotgun sequence genome encodes:
- the LOC144438717 gene encoding tyrosine-protein kinase-like gives MTNDDEAGVVVNDVQKWIIKGCELKIGDLVGIGGFGSVYKAKYLKPEAPEIIVAVKKLSVLQNRQKSKRLRVNSALSTHSVFLTDVAVDVCKGMQYLHDKHVIHRDIAARNVLIYGEHRIGKLCDFGLSRDVYTYVYKKKLKKDSYVKLPLRWMAPETLDGDFLYSDKSDIWCLGVLMWEISSLGRRPYEDIRDEHILQMLKLGKRLPRMPGCPQDLYET, from the exons ATGACTAATGATGACGAGGCTGGTGTAGTGGTCAACGATGTTCAGAAATGGATCATAAAAGGATGTGAATTAAAAATTGGAGATCTTGTTGGAATTGGGGGTTTTGGTTCAGTCTATAAGGCTAAATACTTAAAACCAGAAGCTCCTGAAATTATAGTAGCTGTTAAGAAATTATCAG TATTACAGAATCGACAGAAATCGAAGAGATTACGAGTTAATTCCGCCCTCTCGACACATAGTGTATTTCTCACTGATGTAGCAGTCGACGTCTGCAAGGGAATGCAGTATCTCCATGACAAACAT GTAATACACAGGGATATTGCAGCCCGTAATGTCTTGATATACGGTGAGCACAGAATTGGTAAACTATGTGACTTCGGTTTATCAAGGGATGTGTATACGTACGTTTACAAAAAGAAACTGAAGAAGGACAGTTATGTGAAACTCCCATTGCGATGGATGGCGCCGGAGACACTTGATGGTGACTTTTTGTATTCGGACAAAAGTGATAT ATGGTGTTTAGGAGTGTTGATGTGGGAGATATCATCCCTTG GTCGTCGACCCTATGAAGATATCAGGGACGAACACATTTTGCAAATGTTAAAACTTGGTAAACGTCTTCCACGAATGCCCGGATGTCCTCAAGATCT GTACGAAACCTAA